The nucleotide window TACTGCCAAGCTTTGACGATGTGACCAGTATGACCGGATAATGGTTCTCCCTGATATACTCCAGCACGGTTGAATCATCATTCAACGGCACCTGGAGTCCCCCTGCCCCTTCAATCAAAATGGTTTTGAATCGTTTTTTCAGCTCATGGGTGGCACGGGATATGGTCAGGGTGTCAATTTTTTTGCCCTCCAGGCGTGCTGCCAGATGAGGAGATGCAGGGCGCTTGAACAGATACGGGCAGGTAAGGCCAGACAGGTCCTCTTCAAACAGTTCACACCCCATAAGCTGCCGGTGAGCCAGAATATCATCGGATGTATCTTGACATCCGGTCTGCACAATTTTCTGGGTAATGATATTTTGATTTTGTTTGAACAGATACCTTGCCATAAGTCCGGTGGCAATGGTTTTTCCAATATCCGTATCAATACCGCTGATAAAATATTCCGTCATGTGTCAGCTCCCCTGATTTTTCATGTATTGAGCTATGATATCGGCAACCGGCTCAATATCTTCAAAGCTTATGTCCGAGGTCAGGGAAAACCGTATTCTTGAATTGTTTTCCGGAACCGTTGGCGGCCTGATGGGAAAGGCAAGATATCCATTCTCAATCAAAAGATCTGACAATTCAACCGCTTTTTTGTTGCTGCCTGTGATCACCGGGATAATATGGGTGTCACCTGTATGAACAAGACCCTTTTTTGTTAAGGCGTTCCTGA belongs to Desulfobacula toluolica Tol2 and includes:
- the bioD gene encoding dethiobiotin synthase; this encodes MTEYFISGIDTDIGKTIATGLMARYLFKQNQNIITQKIVQTGCQDTSDDILAHRQLMGCELFEEDLSGLTCPYLFKRPASPHLAARLEGKKIDTLTISRATHELKKRFKTILIEGAGGLQVPLNDDSTVLEYIRENHYPVILVTSSKLGSINHTLLSIEALKTRNIKLVGMVYNRYPQTDKLISDDSITQMHRFMIQCGYGGHIVEMGEMDLSRPDELDFSNFFNPV